From a single Capsicum annuum cultivar UCD-10X-F1 chromosome 12, UCD10Xv1.1, whole genome shotgun sequence genomic region:
- the LOC124889598 gene encoding uncharacterized protein LOC124889598 has protein sequence MTTLSVLWTFFDYLQKGASAVHGKAEKLTDDMERSCRRAELGSGLVSGIRAEPGGRKGEGAKDNHRLRVGSWNIGFLSEKSLDVYAPHVVLHDEEKKIFWKDLDEMVKGVPSNEKFFIGGDFNRHIGSSLKCYDDVHGGYGFGIRNGEGVALLYFVRAFGLVIVNTNFSKKEVHLDTFCSSTAREVLGVSRGCSGKHQEDWWWNEEVKGKVETKKRAYAKLIGSKDEEDKWKNKEEYKIARREAKLVVMGAKDVAFKNLYILLASKGGDKKLYSLVKVRERRAWDLYRVKCIKDVDGKTLVDEARIRKI, from the exons ATGACGACTCTAAGTGTTCTGTGGACGTTTTTT GATTACTTACAAAAAGGAGCAAGTGCAGTCCATGGAAAAGCTGAAAAGTTAACTGATGACATGGAAA GGTCATGTCGTCGGGCAGAGCTTGGGTCGGGGTTGGTATCAGGGATTAGGGCGGAGCCAGGGGGCAGGAAGGGTGAAGGGGCGAAGGATAATCATAGGTTGAGAGTAGGATCATGGAACATAGGGTTTTTGTCAGAGAAGTCATTAGA TGTGTATGCACCGCATGTAGTCTTGCATGATGAAGAGAAGAAGATATTTTGGAAGGATTTGGACGAGATGGTGAAGGGTGTACCCAGTAATGAGAAGTTTTTCATAGGAGGTGATTTCAACAGGCATATAGGGTCTTCTTTGAAATGTTATGATGATGTACATGGGGGATATGGGTTTGGGATAAGGAATGGGGAAGGAGTGGCACTTCTCTATTTTGTGCGGGCTTTTGGATTGGTGATAGTTAATACAAACTTTTCGAAGAAGGAGGTTCATTTGGATACCTTCTGTAGTTCG ACAGCTAGAGAGGTATTGGGGGTCTCGAGAGGCTGTTCGGGCAAGCACCAAGAGGATTGGTGGTGGAACGAGGAGGTGAAGGGGAAGGTGGAGACCAAGAAGAGAGCGTATGCTAAGTTGATTgggagtaaggatgaagaagataaatggaagaataaggaggagtataagaTTGCTAGGCGAGAGGCAAAGTTAGTGGTTATGGGGGCTAAGGATGTTGCCTTCAAGAATTTGTACATATTGTTAGCTAGTAAAGgtggggataaaaagttgtacagTCTCGTCAAGGTTAGGGAGAGGAGGGCTTGGGACCTGTACCgggtgaagtgtattaaggatgTGGACGGCAAAACCCTGGTAGACGAGGCTCGTATCAGAAAGATATAA